Proteins from one Dysgonomonas sp. HDW5A genomic window:
- a CDS encoding precorrin-2 C(20)-methyltransferase, whose protein sequence is MSPIVFVSLGPGEADLITLKGLKALQTADCIFYPATILKEGAVSSRALDIMMELDIDPKKTIPFHVPMSKDRSPAIDAYNRVSEEAVQQYLQNLKVAIVAEGDAGFYSSIHYIFDTLVKQNIRVEHIAGIPAFIASGALAGIHIVKQEEELNVIPGIISASSLIDKINSGKVVVIMKVSQCQDAVKECISAIPTATFHYFENVGVKEKEYYTCDTQEIISRKFPYFSLMIIHQ, encoded by the coding sequence ATGTCTCCAATTGTATTTGTATCGTTAGGACCGGGTGAAGCCGATTTGATAACCCTCAAAGGATTAAAAGCCCTGCAAACTGCCGATTGTATTTTTTATCCCGCAACCATTCTCAAAGAAGGTGCCGTATCTTCGAGAGCTTTGGATATTATGATGGAGCTGGATATCGACCCCAAAAAGACCATTCCTTTTCACGTTCCCATGAGTAAAGACCGCTCTCCGGCAATAGACGCTTATAATCGGGTATCTGAGGAAGCTGTACAGCAATATCTCCAGAATCTGAAAGTAGCCATTGTAGCCGAGGGCGATGCTGGTTTTTATTCGTCCATTCATTATATATTCGATACTCTGGTTAAACAAAACATTCGGGTAGAACATATTGCAGGTATTCCTGCATTTATTGCAAGCGGAGCTTTAGCAGGAATTCATATTGTAAAACAAGAAGAGGAACTGAATGTAATTCCGGGAATAATATCAGCAAGCAGCCTGATCGATAAAATAAATTCGGGCAAAGTTGTGGTTATTATGAAGGTTTCGCAATGTCAGGATGCGGTTAAGGAATGTATATCTGCGATTCCTACAGCAACATTTCATTACTTCGAAAATGTAGGTGTCAAAGAAAAGGAGTATTACACTTGCGATACTCAAGAAATAATTTCCCGCAAATTCCCCTATTTTTCTCTAATGATAATCCACCAATAA